Proteins from one Ovis aries strain OAR_USU_Benz2616 breed Rambouillet chromosome 12, ARS-UI_Ramb_v3.0, whole genome shotgun sequence genomic window:
- the LOC101117093 gene encoding LOW QUALITY PROTEIN: shugoshin 1-like (The sequence of the model RefSeq protein was modified relative to this genomic sequence to represent the inferred CDS: inserted 3 bases in 2 codons), giving the protein MAKERCLKKSFQDSLEDIKKQXKRSKNLTEIKQKSLIIAPCQAITNTSKVLSYEDNNRMLALALENEKSKLKEAHDVILKLRRECYFLSYQLYTLKNKLMSQQTEEPAQNLELCPSGMDSKSGMDSNNESNSRDLFVKHLPQVLEDADCPGQKESFQVEEPVPTISQDRPGFDLDSSEDKSTDVVLPRTISLRRGLKKYINSPCQTSAVDDFGISHLSEDXLELERIRFVGPPVNTRIPENVEQSVCRYNRSQIYLSPRLIHPGRSAKTKKDVYDCKSQQTKSKHGGAKERKGKEKANKRGKSKSVSKYNGSKSENKTVSQKKLSEVVTSCDAYNFNLEEGVHLTPFRQKVCNDAAGEETSNDSEVSVCESSCSGDDSDDLYVPTCKSSPDLSSESARSPVPRPRPKQALRCRGSETPPGALPETHQSPPFSLKDITNVPLYPMMKTRKLSLSPKKNVESPPVSLRERRCTAAVVSYKEPTLASKLRRGDPFTDLCFLNSPIFKQKKDSRHCSKRKKT; this is encoded by the exons ATGGCCAAGGAGAGATGCCTCAAAAAGTCTTTTCAAGATAGTCTTGAAgacataaagaaac ataaaaggagTAAAAATTTGACAGAGATTAAACAAAAGTCTTTGATCATTGCGCCATGCCAAGCAATCACCAACACTTCCAAAGTGCTAAGCTATGAAGACAACAACAGAATGTTAGCCTTAGCTTTGGAAAATGAAAAGTCCAAATTGAAAGAAGCCCACGATGTCATCTTAAAGCTGAGGAGAGAATGTTACTTCCTCAGCTATCAGCTGTACACACTGAAAAATAAACTTATGTCACAACAGACAGAAGAACCTGCTCAGAACCTAGAATTATGTCCCTCTGGAATGGACTCCAAAAGTGGAATGGACTCCAATAATGAAAGCAACTCCAGAGATTTATTTGTGAAGCATTTACCGCAAGTTCTTGAGGATGCTGACTGTCCAGGACAAAAAGAATCATTTCAAGTAGAAGAGCCAGTACCTACTATTTCTCAAGACAGACCAGGATTTGATTTGGATTCAAGTGAAGATAAGTCAACTGATGTTGTCTTACCTAGAACTATATCTCTCCGTCGTGgtttaaagaaatacattaacAGTCCATGTCAGACTAGTGCTGTGGACGATTTTGGAATCAGTCATTTGTCAGAGGA TCTGGAACTAGAAAGGATTAGATTTGTAGGCCCACCAGTAAACACACGGATACCTGAAAATGTAGAACAAAGTGTTTGTCGGTACAACAGGAGTCAAATTTACTTATCACCAAGGCTCATTCACCCAGGACGATCTGCCAAAACAAAGAAAGACGTTTATGACTGTAAATCGCAACAAACTAAAAGTAAGCACGGAGGTgccaaagagagaaaaggaaaagagaaagctaACAAAAGGGGAAAATCAAAATCTGTATCGAAGTATAATGGgagcaaaagtgaaaataaaactgtttcccAAAAAAAGTTGAGTGAAGTTGTCACCTCCTGTGATGCTTACAATTTTaatttggaagagggtgttcacCTTACTCCTTTCCGGCAAAAAGTGTGCAATGATGCTGCAGGAGAGGAAACCAGCAATGACTCTGAAGTGAGCGTCTGTGAATCAAGCTGTTCAGGAGATGATTCTGATGACCTCTATGTTCCCACGTGCAAGTCCAGTCCAGATCTCAGCAGTGAATCAGCCAGGAGTCCGGTCCCCAGGCCTCGGCCTAAACAAGCACTGAGATGTAGGGGCTCTGAGACGCCTCCTGGTGCACTGCCTGAAACTCACCAGTCACCTCCTTTTAGCCTGAAGGATATCACGAATGTCCCTTTGTATCCTATGATGAAAACCAGaaagctttctctttctccaaagaagaacgTCGAAAGCCCACCAGTGTCTTTACGTGAACGCCGGTGCACCGCCGCCGTCGTGAGCTATAAGGAACCCACGCTCGCTTCGAAGCTGAGGAGAGGGGACCCTTTCACAGATTTGTGTTTCTTGAATTCGCCTATTTTCAAGCAGAAAAAAGattccagacactgttctaaaagaaaaaaaacgtgA